In one Neobacillus sp. WH10 genomic region, the following are encoded:
- a CDS encoding GntR family transcriptional regulator — translation MKPLQPESIIPLYHQLMERLKDSIEKGNWTPGDKIPSENQLMDQFGVSRNTAKKAIEELVQEGILYRIQGKGTFVAKPKLQQSLMGFYSFSKVLKEKGLNPKDVILKIEEVKPTAKIREALQLGEDENVIEMKRLRCANNEPYILESSFIPKNMISNIEQLKKVGEISLYDLFTQEFNIIVTRAKEAFEPVLIRSEESEYLQTEEGLPALLLERTAYDVNGVPVEFCRSIVRGDRCRFYTELT, via the coding sequence ATGAAACCACTACAGCCTGAAAGTATAATTCCACTTTATCACCAATTAATGGAAAGGCTTAAGGATTCTATTGAAAAGGGAAATTGGACACCTGGTGATAAAATCCCATCGGAAAATCAATTGATGGATCAATTCGGTGTGAGCCGGAACACGGCTAAAAAGGCAATTGAGGAGCTAGTTCAGGAAGGGATCCTTTATCGAATTCAAGGAAAAGGTACCTTTGTGGCAAAACCAAAATTGCAGCAGTCATTGATGGGGTTTTACAGCTTTAGCAAAGTATTAAAAGAAAAGGGATTGAACCCCAAAGATGTTATTCTAAAAATAGAGGAAGTGAAACCAACTGCAAAAATCCGGGAAGCGTTGCAGCTTGGAGAAGACGAGAATGTCATTGAAATGAAACGCCTACGTTGTGCCAACAATGAGCCTTATATTTTGGAATCGTCTTTTATTCCGAAAAACATGATTTCAAATATAGAACAGCTTAAAAAGGTTGGCGAAATATCATTATATGATTTATTTACACAAGAATTTAATATCATAGTAACTAGAGCAAAAGAGGCGTTTGAACCAGTCCTCATACGTTCTGAAGAAAGTGAATATTTACAAACGGAAGAAGGTCTTCCGGCACTGTTGCTTGAACGAACAGCCTATGATGTCAATGGTGTGCCTGTTGAATTTTGCAGATCCATTGTCCGAGGCGATCGCTGTCGCTTTTACACAGAACTAACATAA